Proteins co-encoded in one Verrucomicrobiia bacterium genomic window:
- a CDS encoding response regulator transcription factor: MEKETVLLIEDEKNIIELMRYHVEAQGLRLLSVTDGRKGVEAALREKPSLILLDLMLPEMNGLEVCKTLKENYKTREIPIIMVTAKAEEADIVLGLELGADDYVTKPFSPRQLTARIKAALRRRRPAAPAQDRVIKSGEIELDTARHAVTVEGKPVTLTSKEFTLLQFLMDSADRVVSRESILDHVWGHDTSLDLEPRVVDKHIGELRKKIKGESARIVTIKNFGYRFES; this comes from the coding sequence ATGGAAAAAGAGACGGTCCTACTCATCGAGGATGAGAAAAACATCATCGAGCTGATGCGCTACCACGTGGAGGCGCAGGGGCTGCGTCTTCTCAGCGTGACCGATGGGCGCAAGGGCGTGGAGGCCGCGCTCCGGGAAAAGCCCTCGCTGATTTTACTCGACCTCATGCTTCCGGAAATGAACGGCCTGGAAGTCTGCAAGACGCTCAAAGAAAATTACAAGACGCGCGAAATTCCGATCATCATGGTCACGGCGAAAGCTGAAGAGGCCGACATCGTGCTCGGCCTCGAGCTGGGCGCGGACGATTATGTCACCAAGCCATTCAGCCCGCGCCAGCTCACGGCGCGCATCAAGGCGGCTCTCCGCCGCCGGCGTCCCGCCGCGCCCGCGCAGGACCGCGTCATTAAAAGCGGCGAGATTGAACTCGATACCGCGCGCCATGCCGTCACCGTGGAAGGAAAACCCGTTACGCTCACTTCCAAAGAATTCACCCTGCTTCAATTCCTCATGGATTCCGCCGACCGCGTGGTGTCGCGGGAAAGCATCCTCGACCACGTGTGGGGCCACGACACGTCGCTCGACCTGGAGCCCCGGGTCGTGGACAAGCACATCGGGGAACTGAGAAAAAAAATCAAGGGCGAGTCCGCCCGCATCGTCACCATCAAAAATTTCGGATACCGTTTCGAATCTTAG